A genomic window from Streptomyces mirabilis includes:
- a CDS encoding PP2C family protein-serine/threonine phosphatase: MITSGRLRRRRSLGGGWWEAAPLSPVVLTVLITCLAFSTPREIAVSRLLPAAPALAAAMWPVLPTILLGTFCLLVMIGLSFVYTDLGTQYTAAAIVAVTLAAAYASHVRLQREEVLFHIRLVADAAQKVLLRPLPRRMDDVEIESLYLAAQQQARIGGDFYEAAATPYGVRLLIGDVRGKGLSAVGAASAVISCFREAAYDEPDLRGVIHRLEVSIIRYSAGFPAQDLPERFATALIAEIPHGGGHVRLLNCGHPPPLLAHRGKIRVLDPTAPSPPLHLAALLGDHYCVDTVAFTPGDQLLLYTDGVTETRGRTGEFFPLPDWMRRQGPRPPRELLDRLHQDLLHYSGGRLNDDVAALAVRCPSAQAPEHPV; this comes from the coding sequence GTGATCACGTCCGGACGGCTGCGGCGCCGTCGTTCCCTCGGTGGTGGCTGGTGGGAAGCTGCCCCGCTGTCACCGGTGGTCCTCACCGTCCTCATCACCTGCCTGGCGTTCTCCACGCCGAGGGAGATCGCCGTCAGCCGACTCCTGCCTGCCGCCCCCGCCCTGGCCGCCGCGATGTGGCCCGTACTCCCCACGATCCTGCTGGGCACGTTCTGCCTGCTGGTCATGATCGGCCTCAGCTTCGTCTACACCGACCTGGGGACGCAGTACACCGCGGCTGCGATCGTCGCGGTCACCCTGGCGGCGGCCTACGCCAGCCATGTCCGACTTCAGCGGGAGGAGGTGCTCTTCCACATCCGCCTCGTCGCCGACGCGGCCCAGAAGGTACTGCTGCGCCCTCTGCCACGCCGCATGGACGACGTCGAGATCGAGTCGCTGTATCTGGCGGCTCAGCAACAGGCCAGGATCGGTGGTGACTTCTACGAAGCCGCCGCCACGCCGTACGGGGTCCGGCTGCTCATCGGCGACGTACGCGGCAAGGGCCTGTCCGCGGTGGGGGCGGCCTCGGCGGTGATCAGCTGCTTCAGGGAAGCCGCGTACGACGAGCCCGACCTGAGAGGTGTCATCCACCGTCTGGAGGTCAGCATCATCCGCTACAGCGCCGGGTTTCCGGCGCAGGACCTGCCGGAGCGCTTCGCCACCGCTCTCATCGCCGAGATCCCGCACGGCGGCGGCCACGTCAGACTTCTCAACTGTGGGCACCCTCCGCCGTTGCTCGCGCATCGCGGGAAGATCCGCGTCCTGGATCCCACCGCCCCCTCGCCGCCTCTCCACCTCGCGGCGCTCCTCGGAGACCACTACTGCGTCGACACCGTCGCCTTCACCCCGGGCGACCAGCTACTGCTCTACACCGACGGCGTAACGGAGACCCGAGGCCGCACCGGCGAGTTCTTCCCGCTCCCGGACTGGATGCGGCGGCAGGGCCCGCGGCCGCCGCGTGAGCTGCTCGACCGGCTTCACCAGGACCTGCTGCACTACAGCGGCGGCAGGCTCAACGACGACGTCGCGGCCCTCGCGGTGAGGTGCCCGAGTGCCCAGGCACCGGAGCACCCGGTGTAG
- a CDS encoding nuclear transport factor 2 family protein has product MAMPMTAAELFRHGLRLLVEKDVPGWVDLWDEAGVLEFPFAPQGWPQRLEGRQAIGDYMRHYPDHVDVHDFPDVTIHQTTVPETIVVEMRGVGRLVETDSPFDMTYIAVVTVRDGRITSYRDYWNPLAVQQPGADFVGAH; this is encoded by the coding sequence ATGGCAATGCCGATGACGGCCGCTGAGCTGTTCCGCCACGGTCTGCGACTGCTGGTGGAGAAGGACGTCCCCGGCTGGGTGGACCTGTGGGACGAGGCAGGCGTCCTCGAGTTCCCCTTCGCGCCCCAGGGCTGGCCCCAGCGGCTGGAGGGCCGGCAGGCCATCGGGGACTACATGCGCCACTACCCCGACCACGTGGACGTCCACGACTTCCCCGACGTGACGATTCACCAGACCACCGTCCCCGAGACGATCGTGGTGGAGATGCGCGGAGTCGGCCGCCTGGTCGAGACCGACAGCCCCTTCGACATGACCTACATCGCCGTGGTCACGGTCAGGGACGGACGCATCACCTCCTACCGCGACTACTGGAACCCCCTCGCCGTTCAGCAGCCCGGCGCCGACTTCGTAGGAGCCCACTGA
- a CDS encoding luciferase family protein — MTLALRAMAQLASWPDLTETPPSCGTGRALRTVHNEIVHFHTDQDVDLHLTARAIRRFEDHLRGATAVRLVPGSRWVTIHLEVETDMDLLLTLVSLALQAHQAWPVSRDAPSAECNDHHDLALPRDHSSGS; from the coding sequence ATGACGTTGGCCTTGCGCGCCATGGCGCAACTGGCGAGTTGGCCGGACCTCACGGAGACACCGCCCAGCTGTGGCACGGGGCGGGCGCTGCGCACGGTCCACAACGAGATCGTCCACTTCCATACGGACCAGGACGTTGACCTGCACCTCACCGCCCGCGCCATCCGGCGTTTCGAAGACCACCTCAGGGGCGCGACCGCGGTCCGTCTGGTGCCCGGTTCGCGGTGGGTGACGATACACCTCGAAGTCGAGACGGACATGGATCTGCTGCTGACCCTGGTGAGCCTCGCTCTTCAGGCCCATCAGGCGTGGCCGGTTTCCCGCGATGCGCCGTCGGCCGAGTGCAATGATCACCACGACTTGGCGCTTCCGCGTGACCATTCCAGCGGAAGCTGA
- a CDS encoding three-helix bundle dimerization domain-containing protein has translation MAVETHEEDAIRGVVERLTSAYDETCTSEQLEAAVATAHAAFSERPVRDFVPVLVERTVRALLNEAAG, from the coding sequence GTGGCTGTCGAGACGCACGAGGAAGACGCCATCCGCGGAGTCGTCGAACGTCTCACGAGCGCCTACGACGAGACGTGTACGTCCGAGCAGCTCGAGGCGGCTGTAGCCACGGCTCACGCCGCCTTCAGTGAGCGGCCCGTGCGCGACTTCGTTCCGGTCCTGGTCGAACGCACGGTGCGCGCCCTCTTGAACGAGGCCGCGGGCTGA
- a CDS encoding LysR family transcriptional regulator has translation MPDSPPPAQDLDLKLVRCFTVVAEHRHFGRAATALHLTASSLSRQISRLEQLVGAQLLDRTPQGSRLTEAGEVFLPLATALLRSAHQATARARAAARPARITIGYIANIIVTPAVRELRRRHPDAEVRSVHLPWNEPRAALLDHRVDVAVARLPFPTDELHVTVLYDEPRALLVPLDHRLVGKESVTLDDIAHEPLSRTLDPIWNAFWRVDPRPDGRPAPDGPLIEGTVEDKIELIAGGQAVAIVPACARINSLRPDLTTIPLDGVEPSHVVLATRAGEHGRLVTAFRRYAETHLTAPAPGSPEAGPPA, from the coding sequence GTGCCCGACTCGCCACCCCCTGCCCAGGACCTCGACCTGAAGCTCGTGCGGTGCTTCACCGTCGTCGCCGAGCACCGGCACTTCGGTCGCGCGGCCACCGCCCTGCACCTCACCGCGTCGTCGCTGAGCCGGCAGATCAGTCGTCTCGAACAGCTCGTGGGCGCCCAACTGCTGGACCGCACCCCGCAGGGCAGCCGGCTCACCGAGGCCGGAGAGGTCTTCCTCCCGCTCGCCACAGCACTCCTGCGCTCCGCCCACCAGGCCACGGCACGGGCCCGGGCCGCCGCCCGGCCGGCCCGGATCACCATCGGCTACATCGCGAACATCATCGTCACTCCGGCGGTGCGCGAGTTGCGCCGGCGGCACCCCGACGCCGAGGTGCGCTCCGTCCACCTGCCCTGGAACGAACCACGGGCCGCGCTGCTCGATCACCGGGTGGACGTGGCGGTGGCCCGGCTGCCGTTTCCCACCGACGAACTGCACGTCACGGTCCTCTACGACGAACCCCGGGCGCTGCTGGTGCCCCTGGACCATCGCCTGGTCGGCAAGGAATCGGTCACCCTCGACGACATCGCCCACGAACCCCTGTCCCGGACGCTCGACCCCATCTGGAACGCCTTCTGGCGAGTCGATCCCCGACCCGACGGACGCCCGGCACCCGATGGTCCGCTCATCGAGGGGACCGTCGAGGACAAGATCGAACTCATCGCGGGCGGGCAGGCCGTGGCCATCGTCCCGGCCTGCGCCCGCATCAACAGCCTGCGTCCCGACCTCACCACGATCCCGCTGGACGGTGTCGAACCCAGCCACGTCGTGCTGGCCACCCGCGCCGGCGAGCACGGCCGTCTCGTGACCGCCTTCCGCCGATACGCCGAAACCCACCTCACGGCTCCCGCCCCAGGGAGTCCTGAGGCCGGCCCTCCCGCGTGA
- a CDS encoding NAD(P)H-dependent oxidoreductase: protein MTRIGIILGSTRPGRNGEAVAHWVHELATRRTDAQYELVDLVDYKLPLLDEAFPPAMGQYSQPHTQQWAAKIASFDGFVIVTPEYNHSVPGALKNAIDFLAAEWANKAVGFVSYGSTGGVRAVEHLRLIAGELQMADVRSQVALSLFTDFENFSVFKPAESHRDAVTATLDQVVAWSNALAPLRAA, encoded by the coding sequence ATGACAAGGATCGGCATCATCCTCGGCAGCACGCGCCCCGGACGCAACGGCGAGGCCGTCGCCCACTGGGTGCACGAGCTGGCCACGCGGCGCACCGACGCACAGTACGAGCTCGTCGACCTGGTGGACTACAAGCTGCCGCTGCTGGATGAGGCCTTTCCGCCGGCGATGGGCCAGTACAGCCAGCCGCACACGCAGCAGTGGGCCGCGAAGATCGCCTCGTTCGACGGCTTCGTCATCGTGACCCCCGAGTACAACCACTCGGTGCCCGGCGCGCTGAAGAACGCCATCGACTTCCTGGCGGCCGAGTGGGCCAACAAGGCTGTCGGCTTCGTCAGTTACGGCTCCACCGGGGGCGTCCGCGCCGTCGAGCACCTGCGCCTGATCGCCGGTGAACTGCAGATGGCGGACGTCCGCTCCCAGGTGGCGCTCTCCCTGTTCACCGACTTCGAGAACTTCAGCGTCTTCAAGCCCGCCGAGAGCCACCGTGACGCCGTCACCGCCACCCTCGACCAGGTCGTGGCATGGAGCAACGCCCTCGCTCCGCTGCGCGCCGCCTGA
- a CDS encoding TetR/AcrR family transcriptional regulator has protein sequence MAQRTERADALRNREAVLAAADALFAASSSPHSVSMDDIAAAAGVGKGTLFRRFGDRAGLIGAVIASRLDPLQRAVREAQDAAGSSPRQRVLDLLDVSLRFKIENRNLMTAAEDAGLSSPYQAEHYGWWHEILRAALEQVPGVHNADFTAHALLAAIRADLVAHLIDDQKMTPEGLCSSLAAYIDKVLGGSSDQPGTRKDA, from the coding sequence GTGGCCCAGCGCACAGAACGCGCGGACGCCCTGCGCAACCGAGAAGCCGTCCTGGCTGCCGCCGACGCCCTCTTCGCGGCCAGCAGCAGCCCTCACAGCGTGTCGATGGACGACATCGCCGCGGCCGCGGGTGTGGGCAAGGGCACCCTCTTCCGCCGCTTCGGCGACCGTGCCGGCCTGATCGGCGCTGTGATCGCCTCCCGTCTCGACCCCCTGCAGCGAGCCGTGCGGGAAGCGCAGGACGCGGCCGGATCATCACCGCGGCAGCGGGTGCTGGACCTCCTCGACGTCTCCCTGCGCTTCAAGATCGAGAACCGCAACCTGATGACGGCCGCGGAGGACGCCGGACTCAGCAGCCCCTACCAGGCCGAGCACTACGGCTGGTGGCACGAAATCCTCCGTGCGGCACTGGAACAGGTGCCCGGCGTCCACAACGCGGATTTCACCGCCCACGCCCTGCTGGCCGCCATCCGCGCCGACCTCGTGGCGCACCTGATCGACGATCAGAAGATGACGCCCGAAGGCCTGTGCTCTTCACTCGCGGCCTACATCGACAAAGTCCTCGGCGGCAGTTCCGATCAGCCCGGCACCCGCAAGGACGCGTGA
- a CDS encoding LLM class flavin-dependent oxidoreductase: MSERAASPAGGHPITLGLDTFGDVTDDAQGRPLSHGETIRNLVAEGVLADEVGLDHFAIGEHHVDWMPLSAADVVLGAIASRTSRIRLGSGVTVISSDDPVRVYQRYATLDAVSDGRAEVILGRGSSTESFPLFGYDLGDYDTLFEEKVGLFAELRKEKPVSWSGSTRPALANQPVYPHSESGAIPTWIGVGGNPQSVVRAARYGFPLMLAIISGPTARFAPFSQLFRQALEKFDRPDVPVGVHSPGHVAATDEQAVEEFWPYYEKTIRMMARQRGFRVPTFEHFMNDVGPGGGLFVGSPETVAQKIVTTLRELDASRFDLKYGMNGLPHETLMTTIELFGTKVAPRVRELIAS; encoded by the coding sequence ATGTCAGAACGTGCTGCCTCCCCCGCGGGCGGGCACCCGATCACGCTTGGACTGGACACCTTCGGCGACGTGACCGACGACGCCCAGGGCCGACCGCTCTCGCACGGCGAGACGATCCGCAACCTGGTGGCGGAGGGTGTCCTCGCCGATGAGGTCGGACTCGACCACTTCGCCATCGGTGAGCACCACGTCGACTGGATGCCGCTCTCGGCGGCGGATGTGGTGCTCGGGGCGATCGCGTCGCGTACGTCGCGCATACGTCTGGGATCCGGTGTCACCGTCATCAGCTCGGACGACCCCGTCCGGGTCTACCAGCGGTACGCGACCCTCGACGCCGTGTCCGACGGCCGTGCCGAGGTGATTCTCGGCCGGGGCTCGAGCACGGAGTCCTTCCCGCTGTTCGGCTACGACCTCGGCGACTACGACACCCTCTTCGAGGAGAAGGTCGGTCTCTTCGCCGAACTGCGCAAGGAGAAGCCCGTCTCCTGGTCCGGCAGCACCCGGCCGGCGCTGGCGAACCAGCCCGTCTACCCGCACAGCGAGTCCGGAGCGATCCCCACCTGGATCGGCGTCGGCGGCAATCCTCAGTCCGTCGTGCGTGCAGCACGCTACGGATTCCCGCTGATGCTCGCGATCATCAGCGGTCCGACCGCGCGCTTCGCCCCCTTCTCGCAGCTCTTCCGCCAGGCACTGGAGAAGTTCGACCGGCCCGATGTGCCGGTCGGCGTGCACAGTCCGGGGCATGTGGCCGCGACCGACGAGCAGGCGGTGGAGGAGTTCTGGCCGTACTACGAGAAGACCATCCGCATGATGGCCCGGCAGCGAGGATTCCGCGTCCCGACATTCGAGCACTTCATGAACGATGTCGGTCCCGGCGGCGGGCTGTTCGTCGGATCACCGGAGACCGTGGCACAGAAGATCGTCACCACCCTCCGGGAGCTCGACGCGAGCCGCTTCGACCTCAAGTACGGGATGAACGGTCTGCCGCACGAGACGCTCATGACGACCATCGAGCTCTTCGGCACCAAGGTGGCCCCGCGGGTGCGGGAGCTGATCGCCTCGTGA
- a CDS encoding MarR family winged helix-turn-helix transcriptional regulator produces the protein MTDIRLKQAELPVEDQAYYRLVGVSSALTARASARLEEDFRLPASWFEVLLWLYHQDGPLSATDLGSCALISRSQVSRVIDALQARELVTRAPSATDARSVEVTITPQGRDLFERADAARRETLSPVLADRLDPAELEELARILLKLKG, from the coding sequence GTGACGGACATCAGGCTCAAGCAGGCAGAACTGCCTGTCGAGGACCAGGCGTACTACCGCCTCGTAGGGGTGAGCAGTGCCCTCACCGCACGCGCGAGCGCCCGGCTGGAGGAGGACTTCCGCCTGCCGGCCTCCTGGTTCGAGGTACTGCTGTGGCTCTACCACCAGGACGGGCCGCTGTCGGCCACCGATCTCGGCTCCTGTGCGTTGATCAGCCGCAGCCAGGTCTCCCGGGTGATCGACGCCCTCCAGGCCCGCGAACTGGTCACCCGTGCCCCCTCGGCCACCGACGCCAGGTCCGTCGAGGTGACCATCACACCGCAGGGCCGCGACCTCTTCGAGCGCGCGGACGCCGCCCGCCGCGAAACCCTGTCGCCGGTCCTGGCGGACAGGCTGGACCCGGCCGAACTCGAAGAACTGGCCCGCATTCTCCTCAAGCTCAAGGGCTGA
- a CDS encoding zinc-dependent alcohol dehydrogenase family protein, producing MRAAILEQFGAPLILKDLPRPTPDRGEVLVKIAASGVNPLDIKIRAGKAAHARTVLPAVLGLDLAGVVEQVGADVTGIEVGDEVYGLTGGVGDLQGSLAQYAAVDARLLAVKPAALSMREAASLPLVFITAWEGLIDRARVRPGHKVLIHGGAGGIGHVAVQIARAHGADVYATTSPAHAETVARLGATPIDRTAMSVAEYVGKHTGGEGFDIVFDTVGGPVLDASFTAVRTYTGHVVSALGWGTHALAPLSFRGATYSGVFTLMPLLTGSHCAHHGEIMREATALADAGSLKPRLDPRTFTLDSVADAHAAVEQGTAAGKVVVDIAQTPGGP from the coding sequence ATGCGCGCAGCGATCCTCGAACAGTTCGGGGCACCCCTGATCCTCAAAGACCTCCCCCGGCCCACCCCCGACCGGGGCGAGGTCCTGGTGAAGATCGCGGCCAGCGGAGTGAACCCGCTCGACATCAAGATCCGGGCGGGGAAGGCCGCACACGCCCGGACCGTCCTGCCTGCCGTACTCGGCCTCGACCTCGCCGGTGTCGTCGAGCAAGTCGGTGCCGACGTCACCGGAATCGAAGTCGGCGACGAGGTCTACGGACTCACCGGCGGGGTCGGCGACCTCCAAGGCTCCCTCGCCCAGTACGCGGCGGTCGACGCCCGGTTGCTGGCCGTCAAACCCGCCGCCCTGTCCATGCGCGAGGCCGCCTCGCTGCCGCTGGTCTTCATCACCGCGTGGGAGGGCCTGATCGACCGGGCCCGAGTCCGTCCCGGACACAAGGTCCTCATCCACGGCGGAGCCGGCGGCATCGGACACGTGGCCGTCCAGATCGCCCGCGCCCACGGCGCCGACGTCTACGCCACCACCTCCCCCGCCCACGCCGAGACGGTCGCGCGCCTCGGCGCCACGCCCATCGACCGCACCGCGATGTCCGTGGCGGAGTACGTCGGCAAACACACCGGCGGCGAGGGCTTCGACATCGTCTTCGACACCGTCGGCGGTCCCGTGCTCGACGCCTCCTTCACCGCCGTGCGCACGTACACCGGCCACGTCGTCAGCGCACTCGGTTGGGGCACCCACGCCCTCGCTCCCCTCTCCTTCCGGGGCGCCACCTATTCCGGCGTGTTCACCCTCATGCCATTGCTCACCGGCAGCCACTGCGCGCACCACGGCGAGATCATGCGCGAGGCCACCGCCCTCGCCGACGCGGGCTCCCTCAAGCCACGGCTCGACCCACGCACCTTCACCCTCGACTCCGTCGCCGACGCACACGCGGCGGTCGAACAGGGCACCGCGGCAGGAAAGGTCGTGGTGGACATCGCCCAGACTCCCGGCGGACCGTGA
- a CDS encoding SDR family oxidoreductase, with protein MKIALVTGTSTGIGLETAVLAAKAGYGVVATMRNTAKAAALLERLPDADVRQLDVTDPDSVRACVDGVIADHGRLDALINNAGAGHLGTIELESVDDVRDVMEVNFFGVVQVTKAALPHLRAAEGRLITVTSVGGVVGQPFNEAYCAAKFAVEGWMESLAPVVGKLGVAVSVIEPGAVATEFVANVRADRDVEALVAEAGDYQSVINSYLARTQQAFSAAQSARECAETVVGALTAVEPRFRYQSSESAAGFTAVKLADADGSAVQALTTSWLGA; from the coding sequence ATGAAGATCGCCCTCGTCACTGGCACGTCGACCGGCATCGGTCTGGAAACCGCCGTACTCGCCGCAAAGGCGGGCTACGGGGTCGTCGCCACCATGCGGAACACCGCCAAGGCCGCGGCACTGCTCGAGCGGCTGCCCGACGCCGACGTCCGACAGCTCGACGTGACGGATCCGGACTCGGTCAGGGCCTGCGTCGACGGTGTGATCGCCGATCACGGACGGCTGGACGCGCTGATCAACAACGCCGGGGCCGGACACCTCGGCACCATCGAGCTGGAGAGCGTCGACGACGTCCGCGACGTCATGGAGGTCAACTTCTTCGGAGTCGTCCAGGTCACCAAGGCCGCGCTGCCGCACCTTCGCGCTGCCGAAGGGCGTCTGATCACGGTCACCAGCGTGGGAGGCGTGGTCGGCCAGCCGTTCAACGAGGCCTACTGCGCGGCCAAGTTCGCGGTCGAGGGCTGGATGGAGAGTCTCGCCCCGGTCGTCGGCAAGCTCGGTGTCGCGGTGAGCGTGATCGAGCCCGGCGCGGTGGCCACCGAGTTCGTCGCGAACGTGCGGGCCGACCGGGACGTCGAGGCCCTGGTCGCCGAAGCCGGGGACTACCAGTCGGTGATCAACAGCTATCTGGCCCGCACCCAACAGGCGTTCTCCGCGGCACAGTCGGCCCGGGAGTGCGCGGAGACCGTCGTGGGCGCGCTCACCGCCGTCGAGCCCCGGTTCCGCTACCAGAGCTCCGAGTCCGCGGCCGGCTTCACCGCGGTCAAGCTGGCCGACGCCGACGGCTCGGCCGTACAGGCCCTGACCACCTCCTGGCTCGGGGCGTGA
- a CDS encoding TetR/AcrR family transcriptional regulator, translating to MATRTRRTNTVEKILDTAAELFYANGLRGVGVDQVIAASGVAKSTLYVHFRSKDELVAAYLRRTDISWRAQLEAAAERAGGDAAARITGLFDALADAFDRHGFFGCPFVSAAVETALDSEARAITVQHTERRHTWLTRLSTEAGAVDPDSLARHLGLLIDGALASGRLLQDRAVVDQARSAARRLLADHTRRDMTDDLP from the coding sequence ATGGCGACGCGCACGAGAAGGACGAACACGGTCGAGAAGATCCTGGACACGGCGGCCGAGCTGTTCTACGCGAACGGCCTGCGGGGCGTCGGCGTGGACCAGGTGATCGCCGCCTCAGGGGTGGCGAAATCCACCCTCTACGTCCACTTCCGCTCCAAGGACGAGCTGGTCGCGGCCTACCTGCGCAGAACCGACATATCCTGGCGCGCGCAACTGGAGGCGGCCGCCGAGCGGGCGGGCGGCGACGCGGCGGCCCGGATCACCGGGCTCTTCGACGCACTGGCCGACGCCTTCGACCGGCACGGCTTCTTCGGTTGCCCTTTCGTCAGTGCCGCCGTCGAGACCGCGCTCGACTCCGAGGCCCGGGCCATCACCGTGCAGCACACCGAACGACGTCACACCTGGCTGACACGGCTCAGCACAGAGGCGGGCGCCGTCGACCCCGACTCCCTCGCCCGTCACCTCGGCCTCCTGATCGACGGCGCCCTCGCGTCCGGACGTCTGCTCCAGGACCGCGCGGTGGTGGATCAGGCCAGATCCGCGGCCCGGCGCCTCCTCGCCGACCACACCCGCCGTGACATGACCGACGACCTCCCGTGA
- a CDS encoding NmrA family NAD(P)-binding protein: MNARSATLVIGATGTTGSRVVAGLIAEGHRVKAAGRSATPVEGAEPVRFDWNEPATFDQALDGVDRVYLIPPIGSSDPAAVMLPFLRRARSAGVHRAVLLSSSAIPAGGPAVGQVHQALPGLFEQWAVLRPSWFMQNFAGFTPHARSIREDGVVLTATGDGRVGFVDAQDIAAVAVRALTDEQAPDTDLILTGPQALSYDDVAAIITEVGGRPVVHRHLTFDQLRDRWAAEIPLEFATMLAGMDRAIADGAEDRTSDTVQRLTGRPPGTFRAFAERELS; the protein is encoded by the coding sequence ATGAACGCCCGCAGTGCCACCTTGGTCATCGGGGCCACCGGCACCACCGGTAGCCGTGTCGTCGCCGGGCTGATCGCCGAGGGCCACCGCGTCAAGGCGGCCGGCCGAAGCGCCACCCCGGTGGAGGGTGCGGAGCCTGTCCGCTTCGACTGGAACGAGCCCGCCACCTTCGATCAGGCCCTCGACGGCGTCGACCGCGTCTATCTCATCCCGCCGATCGGCTCCTCGGACCCGGCCGCGGTCATGCTGCCCTTCCTCCGCCGGGCCCGATCGGCCGGCGTGCACCGCGCGGTGCTGCTCAGCTCATCGGCGATCCCCGCGGGCGGTCCTGCGGTGGGACAGGTCCACCAGGCCCTGCCCGGCCTGTTCGAGCAGTGGGCGGTGCTGCGGCCGTCCTGGTTCATGCAGAACTTCGCCGGCTTCACCCCCCACGCGCGCAGCATCCGCGAGGACGGCGTCGTCCTGACGGCCACGGGAGACGGCCGCGTCGGGTTCGTCGACGCGCAGGACATCGCTGCCGTCGCCGTACGCGCCCTGACCGACGAGCAGGCCCCCGACACCGACCTGATCCTGACCGGTCCGCAGGCCCTGAGCTACGACGACGTCGCCGCGATCATCACCGAGGTCGGCGGCCGGCCCGTCGTGCACCGGCATCTGACGTTCGACCAGCTGCGCGACCGCTGGGCGGCGGAGATACCACTGGAGTTCGCCACCATGCTGGCCGGCATGGACCGTGCCATCGCCGACGGCGCGGAGGACCGCACCTCGGACACCGTCCAGCGCCTCACGGGCCGCCCTCCGGGCACGTTCCGCGCCTTCGCCGAACGGGAGTTGTCATGA
- a CDS encoding TIGR03620 family F420-dependent LLM class oxidoreductase — MGSTGTTTVIDAARRALGPVGVTLPVSFTTPLSIDLQREAVHRLERVGYHAVWTNEVIGGKDALVQLAVLLSATERLAFGTSIANIWARQPQTLHGAAAVLAQAHPGRFVLGLGVGHPQQAADVGQEFGSPLATMRDYVERMAAPTQPPAPDVAVLRIIAANGPKMLAFAGEIADGALPAVQPPEFTAQARQVLGPDKLLVVGLSVVPDSDRDRARAIARERVSAGLGQLSYAAGLARLGYSDQDIAEVSDRLVDAIIAHGDPAAIAAKVREHLAAGADHVTLLSQVGTDFSVGVDQLEWLAPALAGVDTSG, encoded by the coding sequence ATGGGGTCCACGGGGACCACTACCGTGATCGACGCGGCCCGCCGGGCCCTGGGGCCGGTCGGCGTGACCCTGCCGGTCTCCTTCACCACCCCCCTGTCCATCGATCTCCAGCGCGAGGCCGTCCACCGCCTGGAACGCGTCGGCTACCACGCCGTGTGGACCAACGAGGTCATCGGGGGCAAGGATGCCCTGGTCCAGCTGGCCGTGCTGCTGTCGGCAACGGAGCGGCTGGCGTTCGGCACCAGCATCGCGAACATCTGGGCCCGGCAACCGCAGACCCTGCACGGTGCGGCGGCCGTACTCGCCCAGGCCCATCCCGGCCGGTTCGTGCTCGGCCTGGGGGTCGGCCACCCGCAGCAGGCGGCCGACGTGGGCCAGGAGTTCGGCAGCCCGCTGGCCACCATGCGCGACTACGTGGAACGGATGGCCGCCCCGACCCAGCCGCCCGCGCCCGACGTCGCCGTTCTCCGGATCATCGCCGCGAACGGTCCGAAGATGCTGGCATTCGCCGGCGAGATCGCCGACGGAGCGTTGCCCGCCGTACAGCCCCCCGAGTTCACCGCGCAGGCCCGGCAGGTGCTCGGCCCGGACAAGCTGCTGGTCGTGGGACTGTCCGTGGTCCCCGACAGCGACCGCGACCGGGCGCGGGCGATCGCGCGGGAGCGGGTGTCGGCCGGCCTCGGCCAGTTGTCGTACGCCGCCGGGCTGGCCCGGCTGGGCTACTCGGACCAGGACATCGCCGAGGTGAGTGACCGGCTGGTGGACGCGATCATCGCCCACGGCGATCCGGCCGCGATCGCGGCCAAGGTACGCGAGCACCTGGCCGCCGGAGCGGATCACGTGACGCTGCTGTCGCAGGTCGGCACCGACTTCTCGGTCGGCGTGGACCAGTTGGAGTGGCTCGCCCCGGCGCTGGCCGGCGTCGACACCTCAGGTTGA